One Solanum pennellii chromosome 10, SPENNV200 genomic region harbors:
- the LOC107002141 gene encoding uncharacterized protein LOC107002141: MGTCREGHFNLDVEMIANVLRVDIERTPRFSIKDCQTVVLKAYDISVSKRKAYLDRKHAFEKVYGTWECSFAELPRFMEALKYFNAGTVINCMLIVKTHIGAEIVKQ, from the exons ATGGGTACGTGCCGCGAAGGGCATTTCAACTTGGATGTTGAGATGATTGCTAACGTCCTCCGTGTTGATATAGAAAGAACGCCAAG GTTTTCCATCAAAGATTGTCAAACAGTTGTTCTTAAAGCATATGACATTTCAGTAAGTAAAAGAAAAGCCTATCTTGATCGCAAGCATGCTTTTGAAAAAGTCTATGGTACTTGGGAGTGTTCTTTTGCCGAGTTGCCGAGGTTCATGGAAGCTTTGAAATACTTCAATGCTGGAACAGTAATCAATTGCATGTTGATAGTCAAGACACATATTGGTGCAGAAATAGTCAAACAATAA